From a single Streptomyces sp. NBC_00377 genomic region:
- a CDS encoding oligosaccharide flippase family protein has protein sequence MTASEATAPPRAGAAPAPSGVAAAARGGWWGMAGSVANAVFSFLLVGLITRAVGAQGAGAIFTGVALFTIAGSACKLGADTGLVRFVPRDLAVNDGRSVDALLRTAVLPATLAGTAAAVPLLIFPAVATTLLPHLPPADAVALVRIFGSFLPVATAGAVLLGATRGYGTVVPFVGVEQIGKPVLRVLIAIPVACYVPGVLSLAAAWVLPTLAGSLAAWFALRRCRAGRDAVPSTGHEPVPWRTFWSFAAPRAVSSVFDIGAVWVGVVLLSVLATSGEAGVYTAVARVVTAGTLVQLAVRLAVAPELSRLLAVGETAGAQGLHRVSTCWVVLFSWPLFVLVAGFPTTVLSVFGPEFAEGAPALVVLCVASMANVAVGNAQTVLLMSGRSSWHLAVTTVAFTVQLTVGVLAVPAWGVLGAAVSWGAAMVVENLAAAVVVRLCLGFTTVDRGYRSALGVGLLASVVPAVVHVRMGDTPSGLAVGMALGVCVFSTSLWRYRASLSLDELVGVLRRRAA, from the coding sequence GTGACGGCATCCGAAGCGACCGCTCCGCCCCGCGCAGGGGCCGCCCCGGCCCCGAGCGGGGTGGCCGCGGCCGCGCGGGGCGGGTGGTGGGGCATGGCGGGCTCCGTCGCGAACGCCGTCTTCTCGTTCCTTCTCGTCGGCCTGATCACCCGGGCCGTCGGCGCCCAGGGGGCGGGAGCGATCTTCACGGGCGTCGCCCTGTTCACCATCGCCGGCAGCGCCTGCAAGCTCGGCGCGGACACCGGGCTCGTCCGCTTCGTTCCGCGCGACCTCGCCGTCAACGACGGCCGCTCGGTCGACGCACTGCTGCGCACGGCCGTCCTGCCGGCCACGCTGGCCGGCACCGCGGCCGCCGTGCCCCTGCTGATCTTCCCCGCGGTGGCCACCACACTGCTGCCGCACCTGCCGCCCGCCGACGCCGTGGCCCTGGTGCGGATCTTCGGATCCTTCCTGCCCGTCGCCACCGCCGGCGCCGTTCTGCTGGGCGCCACCCGGGGATACGGCACGGTGGTGCCGTTCGTCGGCGTGGAGCAGATCGGCAAACCGGTCCTGCGGGTGCTGATCGCGATCCCCGTCGCCTGCTATGTGCCCGGAGTGCTGTCGCTGGCCGCGGCCTGGGTGCTGCCCACCCTGGCGGGTTCCCTGGCCGCCTGGTTCGCCCTGCGCCGCTGCCGCGCAGGCCGCGACGCCGTGCCCTCCACCGGGCATGAACCCGTGCCCTGGCGTACCTTCTGGAGCTTCGCCGCGCCCCGCGCGGTCTCCTCCGTCTTCGACATCGGCGCGGTCTGGGTCGGTGTCGTCCTGCTGTCGGTCCTGGCCACGTCGGGCGAGGCGGGGGTGTACACCGCCGTCGCGCGCGTCGTCACCGCGGGCACCCTCGTCCAACTCGCCGTCCGGCTCGCCGTCGCACCGGAGCTCAGCCGTCTGCTCGCCGTCGGCGAGACCGCCGGCGCGCAGGGCCTGCACCGCGTCTCGACCTGCTGGGTCGTGCTCTTCTCCTGGCCGCTGTTCGTCCTCGTGGCCGGGTTCCCGACGACGGTCCTGTCCGTGTTCGGACCGGAGTTCGCCGAGGGCGCGCCCGCCCTGGTGGTGCTGTGCGTCGCCTCGATGGCCAACGTCGCGGTCGGCAACGCCCAGACGGTGCTCCTCATGTCCGGCAGGAGTTCCTGGCATCTGGCGGTCACGACGGTGGCGTTCACCGTGCAGCTGACCGTCGGCGTACTCGCGGTTCCGGCCTGGGGCGTGCTCGGCGCCGCCGTTTCCTGGGGCGCGGCCATGGTCGTGGAGAACCTCGCGGCGGCCGTGGTCGTCCGGCTGTGCCTCGGCTTCACGACCGTGGACCGCGGCTACCGCAGCGCCCTCGGCGTCGGGCTGCTCGCCTCGGTGGTGCCGGCGGTCGTCCACGTGAGGATGGGTGACACTCCGTCAGGACTCGCCGTGGGAATGGCCTTGGGGGTGTGTGTATTTAGTACTAGTTTGTGGAGATATCGGGCGTCGCTGAGCCTGGATGAGCTGGTCGGAGTGCTGCGTCGCCGCGCTGCGTGA
- a CDS encoding NAD-dependent epimerase/dehydratase family protein, whose translation MSKQVDVVVAGGGGFIGGHLVGDLLAQGLTVRSIDVKPRHEWYQVHQDAENVIADLSLLENARAGVRGARQVYMLAADMGGMGFIENNKAACMMSVLTSTHMLQAAHEAGVERYFYSSSACVYAADRQTDADVTALREQDAYPAQPEDGYGWEKLFSERMCRHYSEDHGFVTRVARYHNVYGPHGTWTGGREKAPAAVSRKVAEAVLSGDHRIEIWGDGRQSRSFMYIDDCLQGSQMIMNGDSGEPVNLGSSELVTINQLVDIVEQIAGVRCERTYLLDAPQGVRGRNSDNTLIRQIHGWEPSIALVDGLEKTYAWVYDQVKFSHS comes from the coding sequence ATGAGCAAGCAGGTCGACGTCGTCGTCGCCGGCGGTGGGGGATTCATCGGTGGTCATCTCGTGGGCGACCTTCTTGCCCAGGGGCTGACGGTCCGCTCCATCGACGTCAAGCCCCGCCACGAGTGGTACCAGGTCCACCAGGACGCCGAGAACGTGATCGCCGACCTGTCGCTCCTGGAGAACGCCCGCGCGGGTGTCCGGGGCGCCCGCCAGGTGTACATGCTCGCCGCCGACATGGGCGGCATGGGCTTCATCGAGAACAACAAGGCCGCCTGCATGATGTCCGTGCTCACCAGCACCCACATGCTCCAGGCCGCGCACGAGGCCGGAGTGGAGCGCTACTTCTACTCCTCGTCCGCCTGCGTGTACGCCGCCGACCGCCAGACCGACGCGGACGTCACGGCGCTCAGGGAGCAGGACGCCTATCCGGCGCAGCCGGAGGACGGCTACGGCTGGGAGAAGCTCTTCTCCGAGCGCATGTGCCGCCACTACAGCGAGGACCACGGGTTCGTCACCCGCGTCGCCCGCTACCACAACGTGTACGGTCCGCACGGCACCTGGACCGGCGGACGGGAAAAGGCGCCGGCCGCCGTCTCCCGCAAGGTGGCCGAGGCGGTCCTCTCCGGCGACCACCGGATCGAGATCTGGGGCGACGGCCGGCAGAGCCGTTCCTTCATGTACATCGACGACTGCCTCCAGGGCAGCCAGATGATCATGAACGGGGACAGTGGCGAACCGGTCAACCTCGGATCGTCGGAGCTGGTCACCATCAACCAACTCGTCGACATCGTGGAGCAGATCGCGGGTGTCCGCTGCGAGCGCACCTACCTGCTCGACGCTCCGCAGGGCGTGCGTGGCCGCAACTCCGACAACACCCTGATCCGGCAGATCCACGGCTGGGAACCGTCGATCGCCCTGGTCGACGGTCTGGAGAAGACCTACGCCTGGGTCTACGACCAGGTCAAGTTCTCCCACTCGTGA
- a CDS encoding glycosyltransferase family 4 protein: MRILVHDYSGHPFQVQLSRELARRGHDIVHSTCTAYVSGKGDLTSDTAGLRFVTIGDGTALRKEAYFHRLRQETLLGFELARQVRREKPDVVMLSNMPIPTLVVTTAVLRRLRIPWVLWHQDVTAVALKTFAAADVAKAMGVAAKVFEAGEKWSARRASAIVVIAESFVRVHRQWGTAGKVTVIPNWAPLDEIVPVPRDNAWSDEHGLTGVRTVLYSGTLGLKHNPVLLVRLAERLRDRGAPVRLVVVNDGPAVPVLRRAAADAGIELTLLPFQPYERLPEVLGTGDLLVVLLAADAGEFSVPSKTLSYLCAGRPVLGLLPSDNLAAQLLRQAGSAVFPPLESSLDDASAWAQEVLADPAHAESLGKESRALAEREFALEDCAARFEDILRAVSRGSAR, encoded by the coding sequence ATGAGGATCCTCGTCCACGACTACAGCGGTCACCCGTTCCAGGTCCAGCTGAGCCGGGAGCTGGCCCGCCGCGGTCACGACATCGTCCACTCGACGTGCACGGCCTACGTCTCCGGCAAGGGCGACCTCACCTCGGACACGGCCGGCCTGCGCTTCGTCACCATCGGGGACGGCACGGCGCTCAGGAAGGAGGCGTACTTCCACCGGCTCCGCCAGGAGACACTGCTGGGCTTCGAACTGGCCCGGCAGGTACGGCGGGAGAAGCCCGATGTGGTGATGCTGTCCAACATGCCCATCCCGACGCTGGTCGTGACGACCGCCGTTCTGCGGCGGCTGCGCATCCCATGGGTGCTGTGGCATCAGGACGTCACCGCCGTCGCGCTCAAGACCTTCGCCGCCGCCGACGTCGCCAAGGCGATGGGCGTGGCGGCCAAGGTCTTCGAGGCGGGCGAGAAGTGGTCGGCGCGCCGGGCCTCGGCCATCGTGGTGATCGCCGAGTCCTTCGTACGGGTGCACCGGCAGTGGGGCACCGCCGGCAAGGTCACGGTCATTCCCAACTGGGCGCCCCTGGACGAGATCGTCCCGGTGCCCCGGGACAACGCCTGGTCGGACGAGCACGGGCTGACCGGTGTACGGACCGTGCTGTACTCCGGCACCCTGGGCCTGAAGCACAACCCGGTCCTGCTGGTGCGGCTGGCGGAGCGGCTGCGCGACCGGGGCGCTCCGGTGCGGCTCGTCGTCGTCAACGACGGTCCGGCCGTGCCCGTCCTCAGACGGGCGGCGGCCGACGCGGGCATCGAGCTGACCCTGCTGCCCTTCCAGCCCTACGAGCGGCTGCCCGAGGTGCTGGGCACGGGCGATCTGCTCGTCGTTCTGCTGGCGGCGGACGCGGGTGAGTTCTCGGTCCCGTCCAAGACGCTGTCGTATCTGTGCGCCGGGCGCCCCGTGCTCGGCCTGCTGCCCTCGGACAACCTGGCCGCGCAGTTGCTCCGGCAGGCGGGGTCGGCGGTCTTCCCACCGCTGGAGTCCTCGCTCGACGACGCCTCCGCCTGGGCTCAGGAGGTCCTGGCCGACCCGGCGCACGCCGAGTCCCTGGGCAAGGAGAGCCGGGCCCTGGCCGAGCGGGAGTTCGCCCTGGAGGACTGCGCCGCACGCTTCGAGGACATCCTCCGTGCGGTGAGCCGCGGTTCGGCGCGCTGA
- a CDS encoding glycosyltransferase has protein sequence MRLVHVVTLVSDDGAFGGPTSVAVAQLEECAARGHDVTLVALWRGRERAAERIGGVRFVSRPARRLVPGRGCLGLMNPRLLVDLWRAMGRADTVHLHAGRDLVSLAGLVVARLRRKEFVTQTHGMVEPRTGAVARVFDRLYVPLLRRARCCLVLTERERRALTEVLGPDGPPLVFLSNGLRVSADGAGARPRDEREVIFLARLHPRKRPEAFVEMAALVHKEIPEARFTLYGADEGSLAAVNRLVADRGVDEEVSYGGALEHAAALEAYRKAAVYVLPSVDEPFPMTVLEALAEGTPVVCTDSSGIAAELARREAALVTDGSPQALADAVARLLVDEALRRRLADAGRRAIDEVFSIRAVVDRLEDVYREGPGQAAT, from the coding sequence GTGAGACTGGTCCATGTGGTCACGCTCGTCAGCGACGACGGGGCCTTCGGAGGTCCGACGAGTGTGGCCGTCGCCCAGCTTGAGGAGTGCGCCGCGCGCGGTCACGACGTGACGCTCGTGGCGCTGTGGCGTGGCAGGGAACGGGCCGCGGAACGCATCGGAGGCGTCCGTTTCGTCTCCCGCCCGGCTCGGCGCCTCGTTCCGGGCCGGGGGTGCCTCGGACTCATGAACCCCCGGCTGCTGGTGGATCTGTGGCGGGCCATGGGGCGCGCCGACACGGTTCACCTTCATGCGGGACGCGACCTCGTCTCCCTCGCCGGGCTCGTCGTCGCCCGTCTGCGCCGCAAGGAGTTCGTCACCCAGACGCACGGGATGGTCGAGCCCCGCACCGGTGCCGTGGCGCGTGTCTTCGACCGTCTGTACGTGCCCCTGCTGCGCCGGGCGCGCTGCTGCCTGGTGCTCACCGAGCGGGAGCGGCGGGCACTGACCGAGGTGCTGGGCCCCGACGGGCCCCCGCTGGTGTTTTTGTCCAACGGGCTGCGCGTGTCCGCCGACGGAGCGGGCGCGCGTCCGCGCGACGAACGGGAGGTGATCTTCCTCGCCCGGCTGCATCCGCGCAAGAGGCCCGAGGCCTTCGTCGAGATGGCGGCCCTGGTCCACAAGGAGATCCCCGAGGCGAGGTTCACGCTCTACGGGGCTGACGAAGGGTCACTGGCCGCGGTGAACCGGCTGGTCGCCGACCGGGGCGTGGACGAGGAGGTCTCCTACGGCGGGGCGCTGGAGCACGCCGCGGCACTCGAGGCCTATCGCAAGGCCGCCGTGTACGTCCTGCCGAGCGTGGACGAGCCGTTCCCGATGACGGTCCTCGAAGCGCTTGCCGAGGGAACTCCGGTCGTGTGCACGGACAGCAGCGGCATCGCGGCCGAACTGGCGCGCCGGGAGGCGGCACTGGTCACCGACGGCAGTCCGCAGGCCCTGGCCGACGCGGTGGCCCGGCTGCTCGTCGACGAGGCGCTGCGCCGCCGGCTGGCCGACGCCGGCCGGCGTGCGATCGACGAGGTCTTCTCCATCCGCGCGGTCGTGGACCGGCTCGAGGACGTCTACCGGGAAGGTCCGGGGCAGGCCGCGACCTGA
- a CDS encoding putative colanic acid biosynthesis acetyltransferase, with the protein MAHTTAAQHPSARTPAIQAPSAPTPGARRSLRGFTGAGYDKGRPLLVQAAWYAALHLLFVKWWFPARLRPVLLRAFGARIGQRVLIRRGVRVHWPWKLDVGDDVWIGEDAWILNLEPVTIGSDSCLSQSALLCTGSHRRRSATFEFDNGPIRLEPGSWVAARAVVLRGVTVGRGAVVGACAVAHHDLAPDSVLTTGGPSTTAAPASAKGATA; encoded by the coding sequence ATGGCACACACCACAGCCGCACAGCATCCGTCCGCACGGACGCCGGCCATACAGGCCCCGTCGGCACCGACCCCCGGCGCACGGCGATCCCTGCGCGGGTTCACCGGTGCCGGATACGACAAGGGACGCCCCCTGCTCGTCCAGGCGGCCTGGTACGCCGCTCTCCATCTGCTGTTCGTCAAGTGGTGGTTCCCGGCCCGCCTGCGGCCGGTGCTGCTGCGCGCGTTCGGCGCCCGCATCGGACAGCGGGTGCTGATCAGGCGCGGGGTGCGCGTCCACTGGCCGTGGAAACTGGACGTCGGCGACGACGTCTGGATCGGCGAGGACGCCTGGATCCTCAACCTCGAACCCGTCACCATCGGCAGCGACTCCTGCCTCTCGCAGAGCGCCCTGCTGTGCACGGGCAGCCATCGTCGTCGTTCGGCCACCTTCGAGTTCGACAACGGCCCCATCCGTCTGGAGCCGGGCAGCTGGGTCGCCGCCCGCGCGGTCGTGCTGCGCGGGGTCACCGTCGGCCGGGGCGCCGTGGTGGGCGCCTGCGCCGTCGCGCACCACGATCTCGCGCCGGATTCGGTCCTCACCACGGGTGGCCCGTCGACGACGGCTGCGCCCGCATCCGCGAAAGGAGCCACGGCGTGA
- a CDS encoding sugar transferase — translation MDLFAAALPVAATIVKVHEPHPLRLAAAAALLWPLIGVVSKRYTPLAWGDGGVLRAVMRDWFVLVGALATLRVVCGLGSVPAEAFTALIPALILTAVCQTMIHRHLLAARRNARALRHVLVVGEASALDAVVEQLAQRTDHEYVIVGACPVGDGEVRSGVPVCVTLPCDEPETDAAAVLGAADELAADLVFVAPGPYMSGERIRRLSWALYEGGRSLMVLPGIIDVARRRVRLTSAAGLTLLDIAPPLQRGVHTLVKAVVDRVGALALIVLLSPLLLLLALAVPLGSPGPVLYRQTRVGRHLRSFAMWKFRTMVVDADRLKSALKEENENDGHMFKMRQDPRVTPVGRILRRYSLDELPQLFNILFGHMSLVGPRPPLPEEVAGYNGTEMRRLHVKPGLTGLWQVSGRSDLSWRETVALDLRYVDNWSLSGDLSVMARTLRAVLDGQGAY, via the coding sequence GTGGACCTGTTCGCCGCGGCCCTGCCCGTGGCGGCGACGATCGTGAAAGTCCATGAACCCCACCCGTTGCGCCTGGCGGCCGCCGCGGCCCTGCTGTGGCCGCTCATCGGCGTGGTCAGCAAGCGTTACACCCCCCTGGCCTGGGGCGACGGGGGCGTTCTGCGGGCGGTGATGCGGGACTGGTTCGTCCTGGTCGGCGCCCTGGCGACGCTCCGCGTGGTCTGCGGACTGGGCAGTGTTCCCGCTGAGGCCTTCACCGCGCTCATCCCCGCCCTGATCCTCACGGCGGTCTGCCAGACGATGATCCACCGTCATCTGCTGGCCGCCCGCCGCAACGCCCGCGCCCTGCGCCATGTGCTGGTCGTCGGCGAGGCCTCGGCACTCGACGCGGTGGTCGAGCAACTCGCCCAGCGCACCGACCACGAGTACGTCATCGTCGGAGCCTGTCCGGTGGGCGACGGCGAGGTGCGTTCCGGGGTGCCGGTGTGCGTGACGCTGCCCTGCGACGAGCCCGAGACGGACGCCGCCGCCGTGCTGGGCGCGGCCGACGAACTCGCGGCCGACCTGGTCTTCGTGGCACCGGGCCCGTACATGTCCGGCGAGCGGATCCGCCGGCTGTCCTGGGCGCTGTACGAAGGGGGCCGCTCGCTGATGGTGCTGCCCGGCATCATCGACGTGGCACGCCGACGGGTGCGGCTGACCTCGGCGGCCGGCCTCACCCTGCTGGACATCGCACCACCGTTGCAGCGCGGTGTGCACACGCTGGTCAAAGCCGTCGTCGACCGGGTGGGAGCCCTGGCGCTGATCGTCCTGCTCTCGCCGCTGCTGCTCCTGCTGGCGCTGGCCGTGCCGCTCGGCTCACCCGGCCCGGTCCTCTACCGCCAGACCAGGGTCGGCCGGCACCTCAGGTCGTTCGCCATGTGGAAGTTCCGCACGATGGTGGTCGACGCGGACCGCCTCAAGAGCGCGCTGAAGGAGGAGAACGAGAACGACGGGCACATGTTCAAGATGCGCCAGGACCCCCGGGTCACCCCTGTGGGGCGCATCCTGCGCCGTTACTCGCTCGACGAACTGCCCCAGTTGTTCAACATCCTGTTCGGTCACATGTCCCTGGTCGGCCCGCGTCCCCCTCTGCCGGAGGAGGTCGCCGGGTACAACGGGACCGAGATGCGCCGGCTGCACGTCAAACCGGGCCTGACCGGGTTGTGGCAGGTGAGCGGACGGTCCGACCTGTCCTGGCGGGAAACGGTCGCGCTCGACCTGCGCTATGTCGACAACTGGTCGCTGTCCGGCGACCTGAGCGTCATGGCCCGCACCCTTCGCGCGGTGCTGGACGGTCAGGGCGCCTACTGA
- a CDS encoding dodecin — protein MSNHTYRVTEIVGTSPDGVDDAIRNGITRASQTLRNLDWFEVTQVRGQIENGDIAHWQVGLKVGFRLDESD, from the coding sequence ATGTCGAACCACACCTACCGGGTCACGGAGATCGTCGGCACCTCGCCGGACGGCGTCGACGACGCCATCCGCAACGGCATCACCCGCGCGTCGCAGACCCTGCGCAACCTCGACTGGTTCGAGGTGACCCAGGTGCGCGGACAGATCGAGAACGGCGACATCGCGCACTGGCAGGTGGGACTGAAGGTCGGCTTCCGCCTGGACGAGTCGGACTGA
- a CDS encoding phosphatase domain-containing protein produces MTDSTKRPVAVFDLDNTLADTAHRQRFLERRPRDWDAFFAAAPQDPPLPQGVTLALAAAEECEVVYLTGRPERCRRDTLEWLAAQGLPNGRVHMRRNDDRRPARRTKLEILRGLARGREVRVLVDDDELVCDDAERAGFTVVRARWAASSGELKQAQEGEGRT; encoded by the coding sequence GTGACCGACAGCACCAAGCGGCCCGTCGCCGTCTTCGACCTGGACAACACCCTCGCCGACACGGCGCACCGGCAGCGGTTCCTGGAGCGCAGGCCGCGCGACTGGGACGCGTTCTTCGCGGCCGCGCCGCAGGACCCGCCGCTCCCTCAGGGCGTGACGCTGGCGCTGGCCGCCGCCGAGGAGTGCGAGGTCGTCTACCTCACCGGCCGGCCCGAGCGCTGCCGGCGCGACACGCTGGAGTGGCTCGCCGCGCAGGGGCTGCCGAACGGGCGTGTGCACATGCGGCGCAACGACGACCGCCGGCCCGCCCGGCGCACCAAGCTGGAGATCCTTCGCGGGCTGGCCCGCGGCCGCGAGGTGCGCGTCCTGGTGGACGACGACGAGTTGGTGTGCGACGACGCGGAGCGGGCGGGCTTCACCGTCGTCCGGGCGCGCTGGGCCGCTTCCTCGGGTGAACTGAAGCAGGCGCAGGAGGGCGAGGGGCGTACCTGA
- a CDS encoding LLM class flavin-dependent oxidoreductase yields MSSVIASARFSVLDRSRTREGHTGAEALRDTVLLAREAEALGYHRFWVSEHHGVPGVAGSAPTVLAAAVAGATDRIRVGTGGVMLPNHRPLVVAEQFGVLESLFPGRVDMGLGRSVGFTDGVRRALGRGKDDADDFAEQLEELLGWFIGTSPTGVRARPSNGLTVPPFVLAMGEGADIAARAGLPMVIGDLRDRERMRRGIDRYRARFRPSPWAPEPYVVVSGTIAVAGTPEAARRLLIPEAWSMAYSRTHGTFPPLPPAEEAQARAMTAKERGFYESGLTGHLAGTEEQVAQELETVLKETGAQEVLVTTSTYDRAALLDSYRRLAGIVQAERSDG; encoded by the coding sequence ATGAGCTCCGTGATCGCCTCGGCCCGCTTCTCCGTCCTCGACCGCTCCCGCACACGCGAGGGGCACACCGGAGCCGAGGCGCTCCGGGACACCGTGCTGCTGGCGCGGGAGGCGGAGGCGCTGGGCTACCACCGGTTCTGGGTCTCGGAGCACCACGGCGTACCGGGGGTCGCCGGGTCCGCGCCCACCGTGCTGGCCGCCGCCGTGGCCGGCGCGACGGACCGGATCCGGGTCGGCACCGGCGGCGTGATGCTGCCCAACCACCGGCCCCTGGTGGTGGCCGAGCAGTTCGGCGTCCTGGAGTCCCTCTTCCCCGGGCGCGTCGACATGGGGCTGGGGCGCTCGGTGGGCTTCACCGACGGCGTGCGCAGGGCACTGGGCAGGGGCAAGGACGACGCGGACGACTTCGCCGAGCAGCTCGAGGAGCTGCTCGGCTGGTTCATCGGCACCTCCCCCACGGGGGTGCGGGCGCGGCCCTCAAACGGGCTGACCGTGCCGCCGTTCGTGCTGGCCATGGGCGAGGGCGCGGACATCGCCGCCCGCGCGGGGCTGCCGATGGTCATCGGCGACCTCCGCGACCGCGAGAGGATGCGGCGCGGCATCGACCGTTACCGCGCCCGTTTCCGGCCCTCGCCCTGGGCGCCGGAGCCCTACGTCGTCGTCTCCGGGACGATCGCCGTGGCAGGGACGCCCGAGGCGGCACGACGGCTGCTGATCCCCGAGGCCTGGTCGATGGCGTACTCGCGCACCCACGGCACCTTCCCGCCGCTGCCTCCCGCCGAGGAGGCGCAGGCCCGCGCGATGACCGCGAAGGAGCGCGGCTTCTACGAGTCCGGCCTCACCGGCCACCTCGCGGGCACCGAGGAGCAGGTCGCGCAGGAACTGGAGACCGTGCTGAAGGAGACGGGGGCGCAGGAGGTCCTGGTCACCACCAGCACCTACGACCGCGCCGCGCTGCTGGACTCCTACCGCCGGCTGGCCGGCATCGTGCAGGCCGAGCGGAGCGACGGCTGA
- a CDS encoding NAD-dependent epimerase/dehydratase family protein, whose product MNGSQAGRTALVTGGSGFLAAHLVRQLLERGYHVHATVRGTTDTARLQPLRALGEAQPGRLDLFEADLLEEGSFDEAMKGCAVVFHVASPFLMPEKIKDGRRDMVEPALTGTRNVLAAIERTETVQRLVFTSTVGAIFGDYADVRKMDDHTLSERYFNTTSTVENNPYHYAKTVAERAAWEAEAAQSRWRMVSVNPGLILGPSLTPASDSGSLFLLDELFKGYFFYGAPDFSFTTADVRDVATAHIAAAERPDAQGRYIVAAQEMTSFHQMSQALLKHHPKNRRLPRTALPHWPVRILGPAFGLSQEYIRNHLGIRFRVDNRRSTEELGLSYRPIEETLLDHYRVWREQRG is encoded by the coding sequence GTGAACGGAAGCCAGGCCGGCCGGACGGCACTCGTGACGGGGGGCAGCGGCTTCCTGGCCGCCCATCTCGTACGGCAGCTCCTGGAGCGCGGTTACCACGTGCACGCCACCGTGCGCGGCACGACGGACACCGCCAGACTCCAGCCCCTGCGCGCCCTCGGGGAGGCACAGCCCGGCCGCCTCGACCTCTTCGAGGCGGACCTCCTGGAAGAGGGCTCCTTCGACGAGGCGATGAAGGGCTGCGCGGTGGTCTTCCATGTGGCCTCCCCCTTCCTCATGCCGGAGAAGATCAAGGACGGCCGACGGGACATGGTGGAGCCGGCCCTGACCGGCACCCGCAACGTCCTGGCGGCCATCGAGCGCACGGAGACCGTCCAACGCCTCGTGTTCACCTCGACGGTGGGCGCGATCTTCGGCGACTACGCCGACGTACGGAAGATGGACGACCACACCCTGTCGGAGAGGTACTTCAACACCACCAGCACCGTGGAGAACAACCCGTACCACTACGCCAAGACGGTGGCCGAGCGGGCCGCCTGGGAGGCGGAGGCCGCCCAGAGCCGCTGGCGCATGGTCTCCGTCAACCCCGGCCTCATCCTGGGCCCGTCCCTCACCCCCGCCTCGGACTCCGGCAGCCTGTTCCTCCTGGACGAACTCTTCAAGGGGTACTTCTTCTACGGCGCACCGGACTTCAGCTTCACCACGGCCGACGTACGGGACGTCGCGACGGCCCACATAGCGGCGGCGGAACGACCCGACGCCCAGGGCCGCTACATCGTCGCCGCACAGGAGATGACCTCCTTCCACCAGATGTCGCAGGCCCTGCTGAAGCATCATCCGAAGAACCGGCGGCTGCCCCGGACCGCCCTCCCGCACTGGCCGGTCCGTATCCTCGGCCCCGCCTTCGGCCTTTCCCAGGAGTACATCCGCAACCACCTCGGCATCCGCTTCAGGGTCGACAACCGCAGGAGCACCGAGGAACTGGGCCTCTCCTACCGCCCGATCGAGGAGACCCTGCTGGACCACTACCGGGTGTGGCGGGAGCAACGGGGCTAG
- a CDS encoding lysophospholipid acyltransferase family protein yields MSVWLPSAPCTPRACVAPTASRATALRAALRLTAVVVLVLAGVMLAPMSGRLPARTVRWWSRTVVRAAGVRVRITGATAPTGTGLLLVANHISWLDIPLLAAVRPARMLAKAEIRRWPVAGTLVARGGVLFIDRDRLRALPATVARIADALRAGQAVAVFPEGSTWCGRAQGHFRRAVFQAALDARVPVQPVRIRYRDRDGAAGTAAAFVGDDPLLTSLWRVASTRGLVAEVEVLPALAPDTHPDRRTLATAAGARVRGEAGAEIEVMPALAPGGHPDRRVPVEDVGATARAGAIRGGGGAVGVT; encoded by the coding sequence ATGAGCGTCTGGCTGCCCAGCGCGCCCTGCACCCCGCGCGCGTGCGTGGCGCCGACGGCGTCCCGGGCGACCGCACTCCGCGCCGCGCTGCGGCTCACGGCGGTGGTCGTGCTGGTCCTGGCCGGGGTGATGCTGGCGCCGATGAGCGGCCGGCTCCCGGCCCGCACCGTGCGGTGGTGGAGCCGGACCGTCGTACGGGCGGCGGGAGTGCGGGTCCGGATCACCGGCGCGACCGCGCCCACCGGCACCGGGCTGCTCCTGGTCGCGAACCACATCTCCTGGCTGGACATCCCGCTGCTGGCCGCCGTCCGCCCGGCCCGGATGCTCGCCAAGGCCGAGATCCGGCGGTGGCCGGTGGCGGGCACGCTGGTCGCCCGCGGCGGTGTCCTGTTCATCGACCGGGACCGGCTGCGCGCCCTGCCCGCCACGGTCGCCCGGATCGCCGACGCGCTGCGCGCCGGACAGGCGGTCGCCGTGTTCCCCGAGGGCAGCACCTGGTGCGGCCGCGCCCAGGGGCACTTCCGCCGGGCGGTGTTCCAGGCCGCCCTGGACGCCCGGGTCCCGGTGCAGCCCGTACGCATCCGCTACCGGGACCGTGACGGAGCGGCCGGCACCGCGGCCGCGTTCGTCGGCGACGACCCGCTTCTCACCTCACTGTGGCGGGTGGCGTCGACGCGGGGGCTGGTGGCGGAGGTCGAAGTGCTGCCCGCGCTCGCGCCGGACACCCACCCCGACCGCAGAACGCTGGCCACGGCGGCCGGAGCCCGGGTGCGGGGCGAGGCCGGCGCGGAGATCGAGGTCATGCCCGCGCTCGCGCCGGGAGGTCATCCCGACCGCAGGGTGCCGGTCGAGGACGTGGGTGCCACCGCGCGGGCCGGAGCGATTCGGGGCGGGGGAGGGGCCGTCGGGGTGACTTGA